CACCATCTACAAGAGCGTGAGCCAGCTGGCTGAAATCTTTGACGCACAGGACCAAGGTGCTGCGCTGAATGCAGACCTCAAAGGTCGCCTGGATCGTTCCAAGCAGCAACTCGCTGGCAAGGACTTGTCGAAGACTTCCGCGCTGTTCTGGTTCTCCAGCGCCGACCTCGATATCGACCCCTACGTCGCCGGCCGCCAGGGTGTAGCTGACTTCATGCTACAGACCCTCGGTGTACGCAACGTCGTCGAGTCCAACGAGGAGTGGCCGACTGTAGGCTGGGAAACGCTGGCCAAGGCCAATCCGACTTGGATCATCATCGCCCGCATGGACCGACGTCGTTTCCCTGCCGATGATTACCAGAAGAAGCTGGAGTTCCTGCGCAACGACCCTGTGACCAAGCACATGGAAGCCGTGAAACAGGGGCGCATCATCATCCTCGATGCCGACGCCATGCAGGCGGGCATCCGACTGTTCCGTGGGCTTGAAACGCTTTCTACCGCTTTCGCGACCGGTAAAGCGCCTCAATAAAGTCCCCCCGATAGCCTGATCTACCCGTGCCTGATCGAGTCAACAACCTCGATCGGGCTTTCAGGCTGAACACGATGAGCCACGCACAGAGGTGTTGTGGCTGCACAGATTTCTGGAATATCTCCATGTTCATGCGTTCTCTTGCACTGCTGCTCGCCAGCGTTATTGCCGCACCGGCGGTATTCGCCGAAGTCCACGAAGTCAAGATGCTCAACCGTGGGGCCGATGGCGCCATGGTCTACGAGCCTGATCACCTGCGTATCGCCCCGGGCGATACCGTTCGCTTCGTGCCGACCCAGAGCAGCCACAACGCAGCCAGCATTCCCGCTCTGCTCCCCGCCAAAGCCGAGCCGTTCAAAAGCAAGCTCAGCCAACCGTTCGAGCAGACCTTCAGCGTACCCGGTCTCTACGGCATCCAGTGCATTCCCCACTTGGCGATGGGCATGGTCATGCTGATCCAGGTGGGTGATTCGGGTGCAGAAAAGCCGCTGCTGCCCGACAACCTCCCAGCCCGTGCAAAAGCACGTTTCACCGCGCAACTGGAAAAGCTTGAGGCCAGCCAATGAGCCGCGTTAATCACGCTGTCTGGGTGTTTCCGCTGCTCAGCGTAAGCCCTTTGGCCTTCGCAGATTCGGCCCAGTCACAGTCCAATGGCTTCATCGAGGACAGCAGCTGGAGCATCCTCAACCGAACCGTTTATGACCAGCGCGACTACAAGCACGGAGCACGCAATAGCGGTGCCCGTAACGCGTACAAACCGCGCAGTGAGCGTAACGGCCTGGCCGAAGAATGGGCCTACGGCTTGATGGGGACTTTCTCGTCGGGCTTCACTCAAGGCCTAATTGGTGTTGGTGTCGATGCCCACGCCTACCTCGGTGTGCAACTCGACAGCGGTGGTGGCCGTGCCGGCAAGGCCCGACTCCTGGGTGTCGACAACGAGGGGCATCCAAAGAATGAGTACAGCCGTGGCGGTGCCGCAATCAAGATGCGAGTGTCCAACACAGTACTGTCCTATGGCGAGCAGCGTGTGAAGACCCCGGTGTTCAGTTCTTCCGACAGCCGCCTGCTGCCCGAGACCGCCACCGGCTTCTTCCTCACCAGCAGCGAGATCGACACCCTCAAATTCGTAGCCGGTCACTTCAACGAAAGCACCGACCGCAATGCATCGAGCCACGACCAGGGCTTCGTGGTGAACTACTCCAATGGCCGACAAGGCAACACTTTCGATCTGGCCGGCATAGTCTGGAACCCTGGTGCCGCTTTCAGCGGCAGCCTGTACACCTCGCGCTATGAGGACAGTTGGAACCAGAGCTACCTGGGCAGCACCATCACCCATGCCCTCGACGACCGCCGCAGTCTGAGCCTGGACCTCAACCTCTACCGCACCACGGACACCGGCAAGGCGCTGTCCGGTCGTATCGACAATACCACCTGGAGCCTGGTGGGCCGCTATGCCCAAGGCCCCCACGCATTCAGCCTTGGATGGCAGCAGGTGGATGGCAATACACCCTTCGATTACGTGACCCGTGGTGCGATTTTCATCGCCAACGCCGTGCAGATGTCCGACTTCAACGCCCCCAACGAGAAGTCATGGCAGGCGCGCTATGACCTGAACATGGGTGCCTATGGGGTTCCCGGCCTGAACCTGACAGCGCTGTATGTACGCGGCTTCGATATCGACGGTACGCATGTCGACCCCAATGGTGGATACGCATACCTGGGCTACGGGAAGGACGGTAAGCACTGGGAACGTGATCTGGAGGCTCGCTACGTAGTGCAGAGCGGCAAGGCCAAGGGAACGACCTTCTCACTGCGACACAACGTCCACCGCGGCGATACCGCTCAAGCAGAGTTGGATGGCGACCAGATCCGCTTTGCAGTGGAGTATCCGTTGACGGGTGGCTTCTAACTTACCCAGCGGTCGCGAGGTGGGTGGCTCGCAATGCGAACCGCCCACCACTCACCCAG
The Pseudomonas sp. KU43P genome window above contains:
- a CDS encoding ABC transporter substrate-binding protein produces the protein MLPRFAVLFAALSLSGLAQAAATHYPLTIDNCGVPQTFAQTPERAVTIGQAGTEMLYALGLGSKVAGTSLWFNNVLPEFKAQNDKVERLADNDPSFEAVVNKRPQLVTVQFEWMVGPQGVVGTREQFNELKIPTYLLPSDCEGKDNLVGADGTRIQPFRIDTIYKSVSQLAEIFDAQDQGAALNADLKGRLDRSKQQLAGKDLSKTSALFWFSSADLDIDPYVAGRQGVADFMLQTLGVRNVVESNEEWPTVGWETLAKANPTWIIIARMDRRRFPADDYQKKLEFLRNDPVTKHMEAVKQGRIIILDADAMQAGIRLFRGLETLSTAFATGKAPQ
- a CDS encoding pseudoazurin encodes the protein MFMRSLALLLASVIAAPAVFAEVHEVKMLNRGADGAMVYEPDHLRIAPGDTVRFVPTQSSHNAASIPALLPAKAEPFKSKLSQPFEQTFSVPGLYGIQCIPHLAMGMVMLIQVGDSGAEKPLLPDNLPARAKARFTAQLEKLEASQ
- a CDS encoding OprD family porin — encoded protein: MSRVNHAVWVFPLLSVSPLAFADSAQSQSNGFIEDSSWSILNRTVYDQRDYKHGARNSGARNAYKPRSERNGLAEEWAYGLMGTFSSGFTQGLIGVGVDAHAYLGVQLDSGGGRAGKARLLGVDNEGHPKNEYSRGGAAIKMRVSNTVLSYGEQRVKTPVFSSSDSRLLPETATGFFLTSSEIDTLKFVAGHFNESTDRNASSHDQGFVVNYSNGRQGNTFDLAGIVWNPGAAFSGSLYTSRYEDSWNQSYLGSTITHALDDRRSLSLDLNLYRTTDTGKALSGRIDNTTWSLVGRYAQGPHAFSLGWQQVDGNTPFDYVTRGAIFIANAVQMSDFNAPNEKSWQARYDLNMGAYGVPGLNLTALYVRGFDIDGTHVDPNGGYAYLGYGKDGKHWERDLEARYVVQSGKAKGTTFSLRHNVHRGDTAQAELDGDQIRFAVEYPLTGGF